One genomic segment of Hemibagrus wyckioides isolate EC202008001 linkage group LG08, SWU_Hwy_1.0, whole genome shotgun sequence includes these proteins:
- the LOC131357734 gene encoding neuronal acetylcholine receptor subunit beta-2-like, which produces MAARMEKGLWLLFLTTALCAEVEERLINYLLSPERYNKLIRPAVNKSQQVTIAIQVSLAQLISVNEREQIMTTNCWLTQVWNDYRLMWNPDEYEGVMKVRLPTQHIWLPDIVLYNNADGTYEVSFYSNAVVSSNGEVAWLPPAIYKSACKIEVRNFPFDQQNCTLKFRSWTYDHTEIDLVLLSDFASRDDFKPSGEWDIVSLPGRKNEDPDDITYLDITYDFIIKRKPLFYTINLIVPCVLITSLAILVFYLPSDCGEKITLCISVLLALTVFLLLISKIVPPTSLAVPLIGKYLMFTMVLVTFSIVTSVCVLNVHHRSPSTHTMPLWVKGFFLHRLPAMLFMQRPGSSNLREKFRHKHQNRSFSENSLKREQDALADSTLFVNEDSKTMSWRIREMQDSTEVRKRISVKQSADMEEAVEGVRYIADKIKSEDDDEAIIEDWKYVAMVIDRLFLWIFVLVCVSGTVGLFMQPLVKSYNTPMDDNTE; this is translated from the exons ATGGCTGCTCGGATGGAAAAAGGACTTTGGCTGCTTTTCCTCACCA CGGCGTTGTGCGCTGAGGTTGAGGAGCGATTAATTAATTACCTCCTGTCTCCTGAGCGCTACAACAAGCTCATACGACCAGCAGTCAACAAGAGCCAGCAGGTGACCATCGCCATCCAGGTGTCTCTAGCTCAGCTCATCAGtgtg AATGAAAGGGAACAGATTATGACCACGAACTGCTGGCTCACTCAG GTGTGGAATGATTACAGATTAATGTGGAATCCAGACGAGTACGAAGGGGTCATGAAAGTTCGTCTTCCTACACAGCACATATGGCTGCCAGACATCGTCCTCTACAATAA TGCAGACGGGACTTACGAGGTGTCCTTCTACTCCAATGCCGTCGTGTCCAGTAATGGTGAGGTTGCTTGGTTACCACCAGCCATCTATAAAAGCGCATGTAAGATCGAGGTGCGAAATTTTCCGTTCGACCAGCAGAACTGCACACTGAAGTTCCGCTCGTGGACGTATGACCACACCGAGATCGATCTGGTCCTGCTCTCCGATTTCGCAAGCCGCGACGACTTTAAACCCAGTGGCGAGTGGGACATCGTGTCACTTCCAGGTCGCAAGAACGAAGACCCAGACGACATCACTTACCTGGATATCACTTACGACTTCATCATCAAGCGCAAGCCACTGTTCTACACCATCAACCTGATTGTTCCATGTGTTCTAATCACATCTCTGGCCATCTTGGTTTTCTACTTGCCTTCAGACTGTGGTGAGAAGATTACTTTGTGTATCTCAGTTCTCCTGGCCCTAACCGTTTTCCTTCTTCTCATCTCCAAGATCGTGCCTCCGACATCACTGGCTGTGCCACTCATCGGCAAGTACCTGATGTTCACCATGGTGCTGGTGACTTTCTCCATCGTCACCAGCGTGTGTGTGCTAAATGTTCATCACCGTTCTCCTAgcacacacaccatgccacTGTGGGTCAAGGGCTTCTTCTTGCATCGTTTGCCAGCAATGTTGTTCATGCAAAGGCCTGGCTCATCAAACCTCCGGGAGAAATTCCGGCACAAACACCAAAATCGCTCGTTCTCTGAGAACTCTCTTAAAAGAGAGCAGGACGCTCTGGCAGATTCCACACTCTTTGTGAATGAGGACTCCAAAACCATGAGCTGGAGGATCAGAGAAATGCAGGACAGCACAGAGGTCCGGAAACGGATATCAGTGAAGCAGTCGGCAGATATGGAGGAAGCCGTGGAGGGCGTGAGATACATCGCTGATAAGATAAAGAgcgaggatgatgatgaagcg atcaTTGAGGACTGGAAATACGTGGCAATGGTAATAGACCGGCTCTTCCTCTGGATCTTTGTGTTAGTTTGCGTTTCCGGAACTGTTGGCCTCTTTATGCAACCGCTAGTCAAGAGCTACAACACTCCCATGGATGAcaacacagagtga